A genomic window from Methanobrevibacter sp. TLL-48-HuF1 includes:
- a CDS encoding U32 family peptidase, giving the protein MRIPELLAPVGSMDHLKVAINAGASSVYLSGKEYGARRFAENFTLNEIAEAVNAAHLHNVKVYVTVNTLIKEDELPDVIDYLSHLYSIGVDAVLVQDLGLVELINKHLPKLKVHGSTQMTAENQLKLDYLESKGIKRIVLPREMRKDEIKNLKTNMELEIFVHGALCYSYSGQCLMSSFKGGRSGNRGSCAQPCRQKYRLSCLNSEDYYLSPKDLSLYDHLKEIAELNISCIKIEGRMRSKEYLAIAVSNYRKALNKLKSNKTSKSEEISLAFNRGFSEGQFNYASSRSIRSGHVGLKLGKVCNSENSQIVIKLDDGLKTIPQKGDGLLLIKAKDDYGFEISQNPLLTTFNHYKKGRNKEIKDINRKNRVLIIKKVKQNKKHHFNLNDSTAYLTKRNRLTSKVKEIENKGSSFIKSKLILTFSIKNKYPHLKGRLTLANKKEIECEVKGEVPFEKPLKRSVDAETIKKQLLKVDKYPFDITGANINYDGTLFIPLSEINKIRRELFKKLEKEVYLLYSNKKIKIQLENKSNALKTDQCSLSYYTNNLNDLNKINNVERVYLEIPPEDTSIINQSREEYNINYMVSYLQKAIDISRNRDYELVWKWPDIAHDNLIKVLGKVRGILNKLHYHIEIMAPDFTGQYGPYSMNVTNTQTINSLENYKIITLSPELKKEDLKNILDNCSDNSKLEIIVQGSVELMKSRNRLFTKKESKKLKNNTDDIFLIDKKNNRYPIHKSLSNEELIISNSEDISLLNDIIYLKSIGLVNFAIDGRWRDENYLNKIQEYNTAIDK; this is encoded by the coding sequence ATGAGAATTCCTGAATTGCTTGCACCTGTAGGTTCTATGGATCATCTTAAAGTAGCTATTAATGCCGGAGCCAGTTCAGTATATCTATCTGGAAAAGAATATGGTGCCCGCAGGTTTGCTGAAAACTTTACTTTAAATGAAATAGCCGAAGCAGTTAACGCCGCACACCTGCACAATGTTAAGGTTTATGTAACTGTAAACACATTAATTAAAGAAGATGAACTTCCGGATGTAATAGATTATTTGTCCCACCTATATTCAATAGGAGTAGATGCAGTTTTAGTTCAGGATTTAGGTCTGGTTGAACTGATAAACAAACACCTTCCAAAACTGAAAGTTCATGGTTCAACACAAATGACTGCAGAAAACCAGCTGAAATTAGATTATCTTGAAAGCAAAGGAATTAAAAGAATAGTTCTCCCCCGTGAAATGAGAAAAGATGAAATTAAAAACTTAAAAACAAATATGGAACTTGAAATATTTGTTCATGGAGCTCTGTGCTATTCCTATTCAGGACAATGTCTAATGAGCAGTTTTAAAGGAGGTCGAAGCGGAAACAGAGGAAGTTGTGCACAGCCCTGCCGCCAAAAATACAGATTATCCTGTTTGAACAGTGAAGATTATTACCTCTCACCTAAAGATTTGTCATTATACGATCATTTAAAAGAAATTGCAGAGCTAAACATCAGCTGCATCAAAATAGAAGGAAGAATGAGAAGCAAGGAATATTTGGCTATTGCAGTGAGCAATTATAGGAAAGCCTTAAACAAATTGAAAAGCAATAAAACCAGCAAAAGTGAAGAAATAAGCCTTGCATTTAATAGAGGATTTAGTGAAGGGCAATTTAACTATGCATCTTCAAGAAGTATCCGTTCAGGACATGTCGGTTTAAAATTAGGTAAAGTCTGCAATAGTGAAAACAGCCAAATAGTCATTAAATTAGATGACGGTTTAAAAACAATTCCCCAAAAAGGTGACGGATTATTATTAATAAAAGCAAAAGATGACTACGGATTTGAAATTTCACAAAACCCTCTTTTAACAACATTCAACCATTATAAAAAAGGCAGAAATAAAGAAATTAAAGACATTAACAGAAAAAACAGAGTTTTAATCATTAAAAAAGTAAAGCAGAATAAAAAACACCATTTCAATTTAAACGATTCAACAGCATATCTTACAAAAAGAAACAGATTAACTTCAAAAGTTAAAGAGATTGAAAATAAGGGCAGCAGTTTTATCAAATCCAAATTAATACTTACATTTTCAATTAAAAACAAATATCCCCACTTAAAAGGCAGATTAACTCTTGCAAATAAAAAAGAAATTGAATGTGAAGTTAAAGGAGAAGTTCCATTTGAAAAACCTCTTAAAAGAAGTGTAGATGCTGAAACAATAAAAAAACAACTGTTGAAAGTTGACAAATACCCGTTCGACATTACAGGAGCCAATATTAACTATGACGGAACATTATTTATCCCCCTAAGTGAAATCAATAAAATCAGAAGGGAACTTTTCAAAAAATTAGAAAAGGAAGTGTATCTGCTATACTCAAATAAAAAGATAAAAATACAGCTTGAAAACAAAAGCAATGCTCTGAAAACTGACCAATGCAGTTTATCATATTATACAAATAACTTAAATGATTTGAATAAAATAAATAATGTGGAAAGGGTTTATTTGGAGATACCTCCTGAAGACACATCAATAATAAATCAGAGCAGGGAAGAATACAATATAAATTATATGGTCAGCTATCTGCAAAAGGCTATTGACATTTCCAGAAACAGAGACTATGAATTGGTCTGGAAATGGCCGGACATTGCCCATGACAATTTAATAAAAGTTTTAGGAAAGGTAAGGGGCATATTAAACAAACTTCATTACCATATTGAAATAATGGCTCCTGATTTTACAGGCCAATACGGACCATACTCCATGAACGTAACAAATACACAAACAATAAACAGTCTTGAAAACTACAAAATAATTACATTGTCTCCGGAACTGAAAAAAGAAGATTTGAAAAATATTTTAGACAATTGTAGTGACAATTCCAAATTGGAAATTATTGTTCAGGGATCTGTTGAGCTAATGAAAAGCAGAAACAGATTATTTACTAAAAAAGAATCTAAAAAGTTAAAGAACAACACAGATGACATCTTTCTGATTGATAAGAAAAACAACAGATATCCGATTCATAAAAGCCTATCTAATGAAGAACTTATAATTTCAAACAGTGAAGATATCTCACTTTTAAATGACATTATCTACTTAAAATCAATAGGGCTTGTTAATTTTGCTATTGACGGTCGATGGAGAGATGAAAACTATTTAAATAAAATACAGGAATATAACACAGCTATTGACAAATAA
- a CDS encoding transcriptional regulator: MEIRHVQIFKYRTKTLKAQDGNVKIPSTIARDSGIRTNHISKVLSELKAHELVEYINPEARKGRLYRLTDKGEEVTQNINLD; this comes from the coding sequence ATAGAAATCAGGCATGTACAGATTTTCAAATATAGGACAAAAACATTGAAAGCACAGGACGGTAATGTTAAAATACCAAGTACCATCGCCAGAGATTCAGGGATAAGGACAAATCACATTTCAAAAGTACTTTCTGAGCTTAAAGCTCATGAGCTAGTTGAATATATTAATCCAGAAGCTAGAAAAGGTAGATTATATAGACTAACGGATAAAGGTGAAGAAGTAACTCAAAACATTAATTTAGATTAA
- a CDS encoding AarF/ABC1/UbiB kinase family protein, which produces MRIISNTKNDSIKRVEEIYKVLKKNDFGYLIEENTFFKNFPFLKDTKRDKYKELPDESIPKRIKDVLEELGPTYIKLGQMLSTRPDLIGVEIAKELESLRDNTPTTPFNEIKEVIEKELGKPINEIYKEIDEKPLGSASIGQVHKGILLENNDEVAIKVQKPNVRETIESDLNIMKFLSDKIGKYINQTKVYNIPSILTEFERSIFKEIDYHEELINMKNLAHNFRAVHYIHIPTAYPEYCSGKIITMELIKGKEVSEVMVHDYPEYNKKLIAKRGVKSYFKQIMIDGFFHADPHPGNMMIMENNVLCYIDEGMMGILDDDFREELAELILLLLSRNVDNIINQLIYMDILTPAQNTPELKADVNDIMNKYYGADLKDMHGGVQQLLKVMIKHNIQLPREFVMIGRGMSLIEDTGMKLDPDFNAVIELKKLSRKIILQKYGPSRLAKVSSNYMLQIEHLAKDLPTTLNNMLSKLEAGNLSVKLKHESISEIMNQLSISLILSALIIGSSLAIISDKGPKIFDVSILGLIGFVFSAALGIYLVIQFMLKEK; this is translated from the coding sequence ATGAGAATAATTTCTAACACAAAAAATGATTCCATAAAAAGGGTAGAGGAAATATATAAAGTTCTTAAAAAAAATGATTTCGGTTATCTTATCGAAGAAAATACATTTTTTAAGAATTTTCCTTTTTTAAAAGATACTAAAAGAGATAAATATAAAGAATTGCCCGACGAATCCATTCCAAAAAGAATAAAAGATGTGTTAGAAGAATTAGGGCCAACATATATTAAATTAGGTCAGATGTTAAGTACCAGACCTGATTTGATTGGAGTGGAAATAGCAAAGGAACTGGAATCCTTAAGAGACAACACTCCCACCACACCATTTAATGAAATAAAAGAAGTTATTGAAAAAGAACTTGGAAAACCAATAAATGAAATCTACAAGGAAATTGACGAAAAGCCTTTAGGTTCAGCTTCAATCGGACAGGTCCATAAAGGAATACTTCTTGAAAACAACGATGAAGTAGCCATTAAAGTTCAAAAACCAAATGTCCGTGAAACTATTGAATCCGATTTAAATATTATGAAATTTTTATCTGATAAAATCGGAAAATACATAAACCAGACTAAAGTTTATAATATTCCCTCTATTTTAACAGAATTTGAACGCTCAATATTCAAAGAAATTGATTACCATGAAGAACTAATCAATATGAAAAATTTGGCACATAATTTCAGAGCAGTACATTACATTCATATACCAACTGCTTATCCTGAGTACTGCAGCGGAAAAATCATTACAATGGAATTAATAAAAGGAAAAGAAGTTTCTGAAGTAATGGTTCACGATTATCCGGAATATAATAAAAAATTAATTGCCAAAAGAGGAGTGAAATCTTATTTTAAACAAATAATGATTGACGGATTTTTCCATGCCGACCCACATCCAGGAAATATGATGATAATGGAAAACAATGTCTTATGTTACATTGATGAAGGAATGATGGGTATTTTAGATGATGATTTCAGAGAAGAACTTGCAGAGTTAATATTATTGCTATTAAGCAGAAATGTAGACAATATTATCAACCAGCTAATTTACATGGACATATTAACACCTGCACAAAACACTCCTGAATTAAAAGCCGATGTAAATGACATAATGAATAAGTATTACGGTGCAGACCTGAAAGACATGCACGGAGGAGTACAGCAACTTCTAAAGGTAATGATCAAACACAACATCCAATTACCAAGAGAATTTGTAATGATTGGGCGTGGAATGAGTTTAATTGAAGATACAGGAATGAAATTAGACCCTGACTTCAATGCAGTAATTGAACTGAAAAAATTATCCAGAAAAATAATACTTCAAAAATACGGCCCCAGCAGATTAGCAAAAGTAAGCTCCAATTACATGCTGCAAATAGAACACTTAGCTAAAGATCTGCCAACAACACTTAACAATATGCTTTCAAAACTTGAAGCAGGTAATTTAAGCGTGAAACTTAAGCACGAATCAATCAGTGAAATCATGAACCAGCTGTCAATTTCACTTATTTTATCTGCACTAATTATCGGGTCATCACTGGCCATCATTTCAGATAAGGGGCCTAAAATATTTGATGTTTCAATATTGGGACTGATAGGATTTGTATTCAGTGCCGCTTTAGGAATCTATTTAGTAATTCAATTTATGTTAAAAGAAAAATAA
- a CDS encoding helix-hairpin-helix domain-containing protein, which yields MYRKKGLVKMQGEKVTLQNIKGIGDKISEKILNSVGGEENLQKIVENADVEKIANIDGISQRKAIEIMNQLLNNPTYEFIKSDRAMEIYEDIINKILAYSNTSYSKNRILLLSPSKDMEKIEKQINFVMDAKKQVSQLPIIKLRGLMKNLKEVEKAKAEYDASKVILVETEEDNSYLTDLGLNQYYPIITASDSPLLQEELMNYDLIFYVYSQGILDFEGMPNLVMINIEENDYEIVPEKIINFFTHNQNLFNRVYEIQKIRGRETILGEIIPIIDELNVIDKREVDIEELVNSLKKDMDEELENAIQNVDLEGDEILNLLNKNLPPKINKIFDEIINERKKIIKEKTGFDFDPYLRKYPIEIDDSEIQRIQLEQSSKKENDIFDVKKSAAIELNSIKEQAIKEVEDVIKFDYEFSLGSFAYEYDLNAPEFGDEINLKEALHLELALRKDDKNTQTIDYKLTNDENIALLTGANSGGKTTLLETLTQISIMAQMGLPVSAAEAKIKLFDEIYHFSKKRSLDAGAFESFLNVFIPIVTTESEKLVLLDELEGITELEAAVKIISTFIDMIKESNSYGIIVTHMARELMNYTDIRVDGIEAKGLDENYNLIVDRTPKMNFLAKSTPELILKRIYEKSDDNLKQVYARILEKF from the coding sequence ATGTATAGAAAAAAGGGTTTGGTTAAAATGCAAGGAGAGAAAGTAACATTGCAAAACATAAAAGGTATTGGAGATAAAATCTCTGAAAAAATATTAAATAGTGTTGGAGGAGAAGAAAATCTTCAAAAAATAGTTGAAAATGCGGATGTTGAAAAAATAGCAAATATTGATGGAATCAGCCAAAGGAAAGCTATTGAAATAATGAACCAGCTATTAAATAATCCTACATATGAGTTTATTAAAAGCGACAGGGCAATGGAGATTTATGAAGACATCATAAACAAGATACTGGCATATTCAAACACTTCCTATTCAAAAAATAGGATTTTACTGCTTTCCCCTTCAAAAGATATGGAAAAAATAGAAAAACAAATCAATTTTGTGATGGATGCAAAAAAACAGGTTTCACAGCTTCCAATAATCAAGTTAAGAGGATTGATGAAAAACTTAAAGGAAGTTGAAAAAGCAAAAGCAGAATATGATGCAAGTAAAGTTATTTTAGTGGAAACAGAAGAAGACAATTCCTACCTTACAGATTTGGGACTTAACCAATATTACCCGATAATTACAGCCAGCGATTCTCCATTACTACAGGAAGAATTGATGAATTATGACCTTATTTTTTATGTATATTCACAGGGAATACTTGATTTTGAAGGAATGCCAAACCTTGTAATGATTAATATTGAAGAAAATGATTATGAAATTGTTCCTGAAAAGATAATAAACTTCTTTACACATAACCAGAACCTTTTTAACAGAGTTTATGAAATACAAAAAATCAGAGGTCGGGAAACAATTTTGGGAGAAATTATCCCCATTATTGATGAACTTAATGTTATTGATAAAAGAGAAGTGGATATTGAAGAATTAGTTAATTCTTTGAAAAAGGATATGGATGAAGAATTAGAAAATGCCATACAAAATGTTGATCTTGAAGGAGATGAAATTCTTAACCTGCTAAACAAGAACCTTCCTCCAAAGATCAATAAAATATTTGATGAAATTATAAATGAAAGGAAAAAAATTATCAAAGAAAAAACAGGATTTGATTTTGATCCGTATCTCAGAAAATATCCTATTGAAATTGACGACAGCGAAATCCAAAGAATCCAACTGGAACAGTCATCCAAAAAAGAAAATGATATTTTTGATGTTAAAAAAAGTGCTGCCATTGAATTGAACTCCATAAAAGAACAAGCAATCAAAGAAGTTGAAGATGTAATTAAATTTGACTATGAATTTAGCTTAGGCAGCTTTGCATATGAATATGATTTAAATGCTCCTGAATTTGGCGATGAAATAAATTTAAAAGAGGCACTGCATCTGGAACTGGCCCTTAGAAAAGATGATAAAAACACACAGACAATTGATTACAAACTTACAAATGATGAAAACATAGCACTGCTTACCGGGGCAAACAGTGGAGGTAAAACAACCCTTCTTGAAACACTAACCCAAATTTCCATAATGGCACAAATGGGGCTTCCTGTAAGTGCTGCTGAAGCCAAAATCAAATTATTTGATGAAATATATCATTTTTCAAAGAAAAGATCACTGGATGCCGGGGCTTTTGAATCCTTTTTAAATGTATTTATTCCAATTGTAACAACAGAAAGTGAAAAATTGGTATTGCTTGACGAACTTGAAGGAATAACAGAACTGGAAGCTGCAGTTAAAATCATTTCAACATTTATAGACATGATTAAAGAATCCAATTCCTACGGAATAATTGTAACACATATGGCCAGAGAACTGATGAATTACACAGATATTCGTGTAGACGGTATTGAAGCAAAAGGATTAGATGAAAATTATAATCTGATAGTGGACAGAACTCCGAAAATGAATTTCCTTGCAAAAAGTACTCCTGAACTTATCTTAAAAAGGATTTATGAAAAGTCAGATGATAATCTGAAACAGGTATATGCAAGAATCCTGGAGAAATTTTAA
- a CDS encoding U32 family peptidase has translation MVLSELLAPAGSYDVLVIAVNAGADAVYIAGQQYGARAFAKNFTMEEIEKAVEYAHLNGVKVHVTVNTLINNFEIADVMNYLFKLYQIGVDAVIVQDFGICWLLKTLIPDLEVHGSTQMALSNYSSIKWAAKNNIKRVVLPREINVKQIAKTHEQLKKDNIDMEIEVFGHGALCYSVSGNCYMSSYNSGRSGNRGACAQPCRREYRLKYRGYNIGNGYLLSTHDLATYNNLDAISDAGVTSLKLEGRMKSGDYIGTIVNSYRNILDGNTGDYAKNLHLVFNRKFTNGYIMGDKPGEVMGRGSSGHEGLYIGDIVKIDGTEVTIEIKNKDNYITLEKGDGIAFKYNGKIKGIYLEDIVKQDENEIVINTTRLVKEGTEVFISFSKSIHENLKKFQKEVIKNHVPLSLTLSWNEDLTGFVNVEYYLDDELINFRHKVVGKFEKAKNKPVTKEKIEKQLSKTGGTPFYIDEIKFHNMPDSLFIPISELNQIRRDVLVQAQDLLLNHYTPTKKSVKATRKKLNKFYEDYESFNNNGKKKNPKISLFIDNLDQLKSISGFDLKRVYFDGNCLYNNPEDYYENIPKLLEEARLMTPDAELVWVLSSFINEKEAVKCNEIVKELESKGIIISVMGDFPGMGEIFDCPIYGNHNLNVWNSFTVKNLKEAGFDGLILSSELSGNEIKQLVSKNNTSDIDLEMIVNGNLEVIVSKDDFSNLNDGKDFIIHNNADYAILEDKKRKKFKYKVLFDYNKQSHIINKDCLCLIEEMNEIKQLGIDSIILDCRYSNEKYTTNILSIYNDSLKDRDDEELSKYKYQIMDFSQSYINKGNYIEGRLHEDKHENS, from the coding sequence ATGGTTTTATCAGAATTATTAGCTCCAGCTGGATCTTATGATGTGCTTGTAATTGCAGTTAATGCAGGTGCTGATGCTGTTTATATAGCTGGACAACAATACGGAGCAAGAGCATTTGCTAAAAACTTCACAATGGAAGAGATAGAAAAAGCTGTTGAATATGCTCATTTAAATGGAGTTAAAGTCCACGTTACTGTAAATACATTAATAAACAATTTTGAAATAGCTGATGTAATGAACTACCTGTTTAAATTATATCAAATAGGAGTGGATGCAGTTATTGTTCAAGATTTTGGAATATGCTGGCTTTTAAAAACCCTGATTCCTGATTTGGAAGTTCATGGATCAACACAGATGGCATTGAGCAATTACAGCTCCATTAAATGGGCTGCTAAAAACAATATTAAACGGGTTGTTCTTCCACGTGAAATTAATGTAAAACAGATAGCTAAAACACATGAACAGCTGAAAAAAGACAATATCGATATGGAAATTGAAGTATTCGGACATGGTGCATTATGTTATAGCGTTTCAGGAAACTGTTATATGTCTTCATACAACAGCGGCCGCAGCGGAAACAGAGGAGCCTGTGCACAGCCATGCAGACGGGAATACCGTTTGAAATACAGAGGATACAATATTGGAAACGGCTATCTTTTATCAACCCATGATCTGGCTACATACAATAATCTGGACGCAATTTCAGATGCTGGAGTAACCTCTCTAAAATTAGAAGGCCGTATGAAATCCGGAGACTACATCGGAACCATTGTAAACAGCTACCGCAATATACTGGACGGAAATACCGGAGATTATGCCAAAAATTTACATCTTGTATTCAACAGGAAATTTACAAACGGATACATAATGGGAGATAAACCCGGTGAAGTAATGGGAAGAGGCAGTTCAGGTCATGAAGGTTTATACATAGGCGACATTGTAAAAATAGATGGCACTGAAGTTACAATTGAAATCAAAAACAAAGACAATTACATCACACTGGAAAAGGGTGACGGAATAGCTTTTAAATACAACGGCAAAATCAAAGGAATTTATTTAGAAGACATTGTTAAACAGGACGAAAATGAAATTGTAATTAATACAACACGTTTGGTTAAGGAAGGTACTGAAGTATTTATCAGTTTTTCCAAGTCAATTCATGAAAACCTTAAAAAATTCCAAAAAGAAGTTATTAAAAACCATGTCCCACTTTCATTAACCCTAAGCTGGAATGAAGACTTAACAGGATTTGTTAATGTTGAATATTATTTAGATGATGAATTAATCAATTTCAGACATAAAGTCGTAGGCAAATTTGAAAAAGCTAAAAACAAACCTGTTACAAAAGAAAAAATTGAAAAACAGTTATCAAAAACCGGAGGAACACCATTTTATATAGATGAAATCAAATTCCACAATATGCCGGACAGTTTATTTATTCCAATCAGTGAGCTTAACCAGATCAGAAGAGATGTTCTTGTTCAGGCACAGGATTTACTGTTAAATCACTACACCCCAACCAAAAAGTCCGTTAAAGCTACAAGGAAAAAACTGAATAAATTTTATGAAGATTATGAATCTTTCAATAACAACGGCAAAAAGAAAAACCCTAAAATATCCTTATTTATTGATAATTTAGACCAGTTAAAATCAATTTCCGGATTTGACCTTAAACGGGTTTACTTTGACGGAAACTGTTTATACAATAACCCTGAAGATTATTATGAAAATATTCCAAAGCTTTTAGAAGAAGCCCGTCTTATGACTCCTGATGCAGAACTTGTTTGGGTATTATCATCATTTATTAATGAAAAAGAAGCTGTTAAATGCAATGAAATAGTTAAAGAGCTTGAATCAAAAGGAATAATTATTTCAGTTATGGGAGATTTCCCTGGAATGGGTGAGATTTTTGACTGTCCAATTTACGGAAATCATAATCTGAATGTCTGGAATTCATTTACAGTTAAAAATCTTAAAGAAGCAGGATTTGATGGTCTGATTTTATCTTCAGAACTTTCAGGTAATGAAATTAAGCAGTTAGTTTCTAAAAATAATACCTCAGATATTGATTTGGAAATGATTGTAAACGGGAATTTGGAAGTTATTGTAAGTAAGGATGATTTCAGTAACTTAAATGACGGTAAAGATTTCATCATACACAACAATGCAGATTATGCTATTTTAGAAGATAAAAAAAGGAAAAAATTCAAGTATAAAGTTTTATTTGACTACAATAAACAAAGCCACATTATAAACAAAGACTGCTTATGTTTAATTGAAGAAATGAACGAAATTAAACAGTTAGGTATTGATTCCATAATCCTGGACTGCAGATATTCCAATGAAAAATACACAACAAACATATTGTCCATTTATAATGATTCCCTGAAAGACAGAGATGATGAAGAGCTTTCCAAATACAAATACCAGATAATGGATTTCTCACAGTCATATATCAACAAGGGAAATTATATTGAAGGCAGATTACACGAGGACAAACATGAGAATTCCTGA
- a CDS encoding HpaII family restriction endonuclease, translated as MKYNKGEWSEAYAFVKLIGEGKVFASDEDLNKLSNKIYPIMKVFKDEIEKYYETNTDEGIVNMVNYDGDIIATFESSKFIDIADKSLDIISNAEGRSFEVSIMKNFLNDIGIITFKSSSAKKEDIKMELFDLILDKSDILTFSIKSEIGSKPTLLNASRLTNFTFEVEGMSDDEFKSLNNINKEFDRKWLKIKFNKIFGGVVNGNYKVKLSDDKNNVLYQNLRLIDSKLPQMLAFMLFYFYSHERSGDIKLLTDKLIEFNPLQLGNAEKDIFYKKKISEFIEAVTFGMMPNIKWDGNYEISGGLLTVKKDGEIVCHHIFYDNIALKNYLFKNTKLESPSTTRHGYGQLFKENDKVFFKLNLQLRFK; from the coding sequence ATGAAGTACAATAAGGGCGAATGGAGTGAAGCTTACGCTTTTGTTAAGTTAATTGGTGAAGGAAAGGTTTTTGCTTCCGATGAAGATTTAAATAAACTTTCCAATAAAATATATCCCATCATGAAAGTATTTAAAGATGAAATCGAAAAGTATTATGAAACAAATACGGATGAAGGAATCGTAAATATGGTTAATTATGATGGAGACATCATCGCCACATTCGAATCTTCGAAATTCATTGATATAGCTGACAAATCATTAGACATTATAAGTAATGCAGAAGGTAGAAGTTTTGAAGTTTCCATCATGAAAAATTTCCTTAATGATATTGGAATTATTACTTTTAAAAGTTCCAGTGCGAAAAAAGAAGATATTAAAATGGAACTTTTTGATCTCATTTTAGATAAATCAGACATCTTAACATTTAGTATTAAATCAGAAATAGGCAGCAAACCAACTTTATTAAATGCTTCCAGATTGACAAATTTCACTTTTGAAGTTGAAGGAATGTCCGATGATGAATTTAAATCTTTGAATAATATAAACAAAGAATTTGATAGAAAATGGCTTAAGATAAAATTTAATAAGATATTTGGAGGCGTTGTGAATGGAAATTATAAAGTCAAATTATCTGATGATAAAAACAATGTGCTCTATCAGAATTTAAGATTAATTGATAGTAAATTGCCTCAAATGTTAGCTTTCATGTTGTTCTACTTTTATTCCCATGAACGATCTGGAGATATTAAATTATTGACAGATAAGTTAATAGAATTTAATCCGCTGCAATTGGGCAATGCTGAAAAAGATATTTTTTATAAAAAGAAGATTTCAGAGTTTATTGAAGCAGTTACATTTGGGATGATGCCAAATATTAAATGGGATGGAAATTATGAAATCTCTGGAGGATTATTAACTGTCAAAAAAGATGGGGAAATAGTTTGTCATCATATTTTTTATGACAATATTGCATTGAAAAACTATTTATTCAAAAATACTAAGTTAGAATCACCAAGTACAACTAGACATGGATATGGTCAGCTATTCAAAGAAAATGATAAGGTATTCTTTAAACTAAATCTTCAATTAAGATTCAAATAA
- the dcm gene encoding DNA (cytosine-5-)-methyltransferase yields MEKFKTVDLCAGIGGIRRGFELTGKTENVLSAENDKYACKTYEHLYNENPMHDITTDEFKELMKETDYDILLAGFPCQAFSAVGKREGFKDATRGTIFFYLAEMIEETRPKAFLLENVEGLLTHDKGNTFKVILDTLINQLDYHIVGVQENLMGDGFYFERLDLLRNAKDFGLPQNRPRVYLVGFDNKRYGEKLKEIKFRQLPKKRTRKPIYDDLNDVLVMGEDKSFYLAQGYVDTLKKHKSKQGAKGNGFGYVVVNAEGIKHPISNALLATGGSGKERNLVYDPQEGIAGLIVKNKKTPLNDEGIRMMTPDEWAKLQGFLGYGFVENGEETFSFPDDVSNTQRYKQLGNSVAIPVIEEIAIKLVDSLEKLESE; encoded by the coding sequence ATGGAAAAATTTAAAACTGTAGATTTATGTGCGGGCATTGGCGGGATAAGAAGAGGTTTTGAGTTAACTGGAAAAACTGAAAATGTATTGTCTGCTGAAAACGATAAATATGCTTGTAAAACCTATGAACATTTATACAATGAAAATCCAATGCATGACATCACTACAGACGAATTTAAAGAGTTAATGAAAGAAACTGATTATGATATTTTACTTGCGGGGTTTCCATGTCAAGCATTCAGTGCAGTTGGAAAACGAGAAGGATTTAAAGACGCCACTAGAGGAACAATCTTTTTTTATCTGGCAGAAATGATTGAAGAAACTAGGCCAAAAGCATTCCTTCTAGAAAATGTAGAAGGATTATTAACGCATGATAAAGGGAATACTTTCAAAGTAATCTTAGATACATTAATTAATCAATTAGATTATCATATAGTTGGTGTACAAGAAAATTTAATGGGTGATGGATTCTATTTTGAAAGATTAGATTTATTAAGAAATGCTAAAGATTTTGGTCTTCCACAAAATAGGCCTAGAGTATATCTTGTCGGTTTTGATAACAAAAGATATGGCGAAAAGTTAAAAGAAATTAAATTTAGACAACTACCAAAGAAAAGAACTAGAAAACCAATATATGATGATTTGAATGATGTATTAGTTATGGGAGAGGATAAATCATTCTATTTGGCTCAAGGTTATGTGGATACACTAAAAAAGCATAAATCAAAACAAGGTGCTAAGGGTAATGGATTTGGTTATGTGGTAGTTAATGCAGAAGGAATTAAACATCCAATTTCTAATGCGCTTTTAGCTACTGGAGGATCAGGTAAAGAAAGAAATCTTGTATATGACCCTCAGGAAGGAATCGCAGGATTAATAGTTAAAAACAAAAAAACTCCATTAAATGATGAGGGAATTCGCATGATGACACCTGATGAATGGGCAAAGCTCCAAGGATTTTTAGGTTATGGTTTTGTAGAAAATGGGGAAGAAACATTTTCTTTTCCAGATGATGTCAGCAATACTCAAAGATATAAACAATTAGGCAATTCTGTTGCCATCCCTGTAATTGAAGAAATAGCAATTAAACTTGTTGATTCATTAGAAAAGTTAGAGAGTGAATAA